A stretch of Deltaproteobacteria bacterium HGW-Deltaproteobacteria-6 DNA encodes these proteins:
- a CDS encoding DUF2318 domain-containing protein codes for MKKNFIITLMVLAVGFLPAAGHAAFWQKTKVLTPKQGELLIPVADVSDGKAHFFKVKANDGTMVTFFVLKSRDGVIRAAINACDECYRAGKGYVQDGDSMVCEQCGRRFASDKINVIAGGCNPVGVDRKIVTDQLIISMKDINQKSWYCQLQKK; via the coding sequence ATGAAGAAAAATTTTATCATCACATTAATGGTATTGGCCGTCGGATTTCTGCCGGCGGCGGGCCATGCGGCGTTCTGGCAGAAGACGAAGGTACTCACTCCCAAGCAGGGTGAACTCCTGATACCTGTCGCCGATGTCAGTGACGGCAAGGCTCATTTCTTTAAAGTCAAGGCAAATGACGGGACGATGGTTACTTTTTTTGTCCTGAAGAGCAGGGACGGCGTCATTCGGGCGGCGATCAACGCTTGTGACGAGTGCTACCGGGCCGGTAAAGGGTATGTGCAGGACGGTGACTCTATGGTCTGCGAACAATGCGGCCGGCGATTCGCCTCCGACAAAATAAATGTGATCGCCGGAGGGTGCAATCCGGTAGGTGTTGATCGAAAAATTGTGACCGATCAGTTGATCATCAGCATGAAGGATATCAACCAGAAAAGCTGGTATTGCCAGTTGCAGAAAAAGTAA